In Armatimonadota bacterium, a single genomic region encodes these proteins:
- a CDS encoding ABC transporter permease yields MNALLSPITRPIEQVLIFIGEVSILIADAFKRLFAGRIEAKETINQMAFVGVNSVPIVALTGFFSGAVFSLYLSTFLNRYGAGSFVGATVALSMIREIGPVLAGIMVAARCGSAMAAQIGTMQVTEQVDALRMLSVHPTNYLVIPRMVASIFMLPILAMICMTIGIGGGLLVAMSENIAPGTYLTSITQFVKPDDILKGLIKAPVFGIIISIVACQQGMRTTNGAVGVGRATTNAVVISMVLVYVSNFLIAQVTN; encoded by the coding sequence ATGAACGCACTGCTCAGCCCGATCACCAGGCCAATTGAGCAAGTGCTCATCTTCATCGGCGAGGTTTCGATCCTGATCGCCGATGCCTTCAAGCGACTGTTCGCTGGCCGAATCGAAGCAAAAGAAACGATCAACCAGATGGCGTTCGTAGGAGTGAACTCGGTGCCCATCGTTGCACTCACGGGATTCTTTAGCGGAGCTGTTTTTAGTCTCTATCTCAGCACCTTTCTGAACAGGTACGGTGCGGGCTCTTTTGTCGGAGCAACGGTTGCCCTGTCGATGATCCGTGAGATCGGCCCTGTTCTGGCCGGAATCATGGTCGCCGCCCGCTGCGGCTCAGCGATGGCGGCGCAGATCGGTACCATGCAGGTGACGGAACAGGTGGACGCCCTGCGAATGCTGAGCGTCCACCCCACGAACTATCTGGTGATCCCGCGGATGGTCGCAAGTATCTTCATGCTGCCAATCCTCGCGATGATCTGTATGACCATCGGAATCGGTGGTGGCCTGCTGGTCGCGATGTCCGAGAACATCGCTCCCGGAACCTATCTCACCTCCATCACCCAGTTCGTCAAGCCCGACGATATCCTGAAGGGCCTGATCAAAGCTCCCGTTTTTGGGATCATCATCAGCATCGTCGCCTGCCAACAGGGAATGCGAACCACCAACGGCGCCGTCGGCGTGGGTCGAGCGACGACCAACGCGGTTGTCATCAGCATGGTACTTGTCTACGTCAGCAACTTCCTGATCGCTCAAGTGACGAACTAG
- the pdxS gene encoding pyridoxal 5'-phosphate synthase lyase subunit PdxS, which produces MSLKTWREKVGLAEMLKGGVIMDVVNPEQARIAEDAGAVAVMALERVPADIRRDGGVSRMSDPEMILGIKETVSIPVMAKARIGHFVEAEILEALEVDFVDESEVLTPADHANHIDKHAFTVPFVCGARNLGEALRRCAEGAAMIRTKGEAGTGDVVEAVRHMRTIMAEIRLVHNARDDELYVLAKEHQAPLELVREVHRLGRLPVPNFSAGGIATPADAALMMKLGAETVFVGSGIFKSGDPAKRAKAIVESVLFYKDAKKLAEISKNLGEAMVGINCDSLLPSEQLAVRGW; this is translated from the coding sequence ATGAGTTTGAAGACTTGGCGCGAAAAAGTTGGGCTGGCGGAGATGCTGAAGGGGGGCGTGATTATGGACGTTGTTAACCCTGAACAGGCTCGGATTGCAGAGGACGCGGGCGCGGTTGCGGTCATGGCTTTAGAGCGAGTTCCGGCTGACATTCGACGCGACGGCGGCGTTTCGCGCATGAGCGACCCGGAGATGATTCTGGGCATTAAAGAGACGGTTTCGATTCCGGTGATGGCGAAGGCGCGGATTGGGCACTTTGTCGAGGCGGAGATTTTGGAGGCGCTGGAAGTCGACTTCGTTGACGAAAGCGAAGTTCTGACTCCGGCTGACCACGCGAACCATATCGACAAGCATGCGTTTACGGTTCCGTTTGTTTGCGGCGCGAGAAATTTGGGCGAGGCTTTGCGGCGATGCGCCGAGGGCGCGGCGATGATCCGAACCAAGGGCGAAGCCGGGACGGGCGACGTTGTAGAAGCGGTTCGACACATGCGCACGATCATGGCGGAGATTCGGCTTGTTCACAACGCCCGGGATGACGAGCTGTACGTTTTGGCGAAGGAGCACCAGGCTCCGTTGGAGCTCGTTCGCGAGGTTCATCGTCTCGGACGGCTTCCAGTCCCGAACTTCTCGGCAGGCGGAATCGCGACTCCAGCAGATGCGGCTTTGATGATGAAGCTCGGGGCGGAGACAGTGTTTGTTGGCTCCGGAATCTTCAAGAGCGGCGATCCGGCGAAGCGGGCAAAGGCGATTGTTGAATCGGTTCTGTTCTACAAGGATGCGAAGAAGCTTGCGGAAATTAGTAAGAATCTTGGCGAGGCGATGGTCGGGATCAACTGCGATTCGCTGCTGCCGAGCGAGCAGCTGGCGGTTCGAGGCTGGTAA
- a CDS encoding YciI family protein produces MPQFLLELGLNRPDMMQGPSEDEMSLVVQHYAYWEVLSQTGKALVVGRTQDDRPNGYAIFLAENEEHAQLIAENDPAVGKVFSYVVRPYKVSLLGDPAAFKP; encoded by the coding sequence ATGCCCCAATTCCTCCTTGAACTAGGACTAAACCGCCCGGATATGATGCAAGGTCCTAGCGAAGATGAGATGAGCCTGGTCGTCCAACATTACGCCTATTGGGAGGTTCTCTCCCAAACTGGGAAAGCTCTCGTCGTGGGCCGCACCCAAGACGATCGGCCCAACGGCTACGCCATTTTTCTTGCCGAGAACGAAGAGCATGCCCAGTTGATCGCGGAAAACGATCCGGCCGTCGGCAAAGTCTTCAGTTACGTGGTTCGTCCCTACAAAGTCTCCCTCCTCGGCGACCCCGCTGCCTTCAAACCCTGA
- a CDS encoding glycosyltransferase family 39 protein, producing the protein MKRPSPPYPMWFAYLFAILPLVTWWASGLFDLDEGFYGAVTAEMLRRGDFITPYYNGQPWFEKPILLYWLAAPFIKIFGIWIGPRIPSVFCTIALYVLCGKFAKRHAGAWQARHVVYCLGTSLLVLALGRLMMTDAALNLAMTGAFLSFYTSLREDGDESTSEAKSEERKANVERIQIGLWLGIAILAKGPVALLLFTPIAVLTYWLNPTLRPGFRGGWFAATATLLATVSSWYIPCYLVNREAFIQKFLIEQNLNRFTGGDAAHSLGLKGLPFYIPVLLIAVIPWGFTEAKRIWQSKAATPLNRYLFTWAATIFIFFTISSAKLPHYILPVIAPLALLAANSIATKEKTNARNPQVVLGMGVLLLFVISGLQTSWYVKSGQAEAHTIALRHPEINTVFRLGRQEKDMGTGTTDLQQTSLPSLIMVLNKSIQEVDDHEQVKPGSVVFTRNGRVSLDWGWTLVESGRNFEVYRTPPRSPRIHNEL; encoded by the coding sequence ATGAAACGCCCGAGCCCGCCGTATCCGATGTGGTTCGCGTACTTGTTTGCCATTCTTCCTCTGGTCACCTGGTGGGCAAGCGGCCTCTTCGACCTCGATGAAGGCTTCTACGGAGCCGTTACGGCCGAGATGCTCCGGCGCGGAGACTTCATCACGCCATACTACAACGGTCAGCCGTGGTTCGAAAAGCCGATCCTGCTTTACTGGCTCGCCGCGCCGTTCATCAAGATTTTTGGAATCTGGATTGGTCCGAGAATTCCCTCCGTCTTCTGTACCATCGCGCTCTACGTCCTCTGCGGCAAGTTTGCCAAACGGCACGCGGGCGCGTGGCAGGCGCGCCATGTCGTCTACTGTCTGGGCACCAGCCTGTTGGTTCTCGCCCTAGGACGGCTCATGATGACCGACGCCGCGCTGAACCTGGCGATGACCGGGGCATTCCTGAGTTTCTACACTTCGCTAAGAGAGGATGGCGACGAATCGACTTCCGAAGCGAAAAGCGAAGAGCGAAAAGCGAACGTCGAGCGCATCCAGATCGGACTCTGGCTCGGAATCGCCATCCTCGCCAAAGGCCCCGTCGCTCTCCTCCTGTTCACTCCGATTGCGGTCCTAACATACTGGCTCAATCCCACCCTTCGCCCTGGATTTAGAGGCGGCTGGTTCGCCGCCACGGCGACTCTTCTCGCAACCGTCTCCAGCTGGTACATTCCTTGTTACCTCGTCAACCGAGAAGCCTTCATCCAGAAATTCCTCATCGAGCAGAACCTCAACCGCTTCACCGGTGGCGACGCAGCCCACTCCCTGGGACTGAAAGGACTCCCGTTCTATATTCCCGTTTTGCTCATAGCAGTCATCCCATGGGGGTTCACCGAAGCAAAGCGGATCTGGCAAAGCAAAGCCGCCACCCCTCTGAACCGCTACCTGTTCACTTGGGCGGCAACCATCTTCATCTTTTTCACCATTTCCAGCGCGAAGCTCCCCCATTACATCCTCCCGGTCATTGCCCCGCTCGCTCTGCTTGCCGCTAATTCAATCGCCACAAAGGAAAAGACAAACGCTCGCAATCCCCAAGTCGTTCTTGGCATGGGAGTTCTTCTGCTTTTCGTGATTAGCGGGCTTCAAACATCCTGGTACGTCAAATCGGGACAAGCTGAAGCTCATACAATCGCTCTTCGTCACCCGGAAATCAATACTGTGTTTCGCCTTGGACGACAAGAAAAGGACATGGGAACCGGAACCACGGATTTGCAGCAGACCTCGCTGCCGTCGTTGATTATGGTTCTCAATAAATCAATCCAAGAAGTCGACGATCATGAACAAGTCAAACCCGGAAGTGTTGTCTTCACGCGCAACGGAAGGGTGAGTCTTGACTGGGGTTGGACTCTCGTAGAAAGTGGCAGAAACTTCGAGGTGTACAGAACCCCTCCACGGTCACCGCGCATTCACAATGAGCTTTGA
- a CDS encoding FAD-dependent oxidoreductase has product MNIAIVGAGIMGVSTTYACAKRGHEVTIFDQYKPGHTNGSSHGNSRIVRKAYPDPFYTEIMQEGYRLWQELQSQATEQILFETGLVYFGKRKSQELQQVTESLRANGVDQSIFNWPDFADLSIQEDEIGYVTKEAGWVHASRAVKTLLDLSEAKQVQQQISDPRELATDFDRVIVCAGAWAKLLFDLPVTVTRQTFAYVQTHEPMEGMVWIDDTYPMLYGFPSEPGRSAIKIGVHNLGDETDPNELGQPNLDHLEMIRTAATKRFGIQNPILQDPTTCLYTRTADEDFLLGEAANNVFWVSPCSGHGFKFGPWIGERLADLAEGKMHPRDIPRFNLS; this is encoded by the coding sequence ATGAATATTGCCATCGTCGGAGCAGGAATCATGGGTGTAAGCACGACCTATGCATGCGCCAAGCGGGGGCACGAAGTCACCATCTTCGACCAATACAAACCCGGCCACACAAACGGAAGTTCCCACGGCAACAGTCGAATCGTCCGCAAGGCCTACCCCGATCCCTTCTACACCGAGATCATGCAAGAAGGCTATCGCCTCTGGCAAGAACTCCAATCCCAAGCAACCGAGCAAATCCTCTTCGAAACCGGCCTGGTCTACTTCGGGAAACGCAAAAGCCAAGAACTCCAACAAGTAACAGAATCCCTCCGCGCCAACGGAGTTGACCAGTCAATCTTCAACTGGCCCGACTTTGCCGATCTCTCCATCCAAGAAGACGAAATCGGTTACGTCACCAAAGAAGCCGGGTGGGTCCATGCCAGTCGAGCGGTTAAAACTCTCCTAGATCTTAGCGAGGCGAAGCAAGTTCAACAACAGATCAGCGACCCGCGAGAATTAGCTACCGACTTCGATAGAGTCATTGTCTGTGCCGGAGCCTGGGCAAAACTACTCTTCGACCTCCCCGTCACCGTCACTCGCCAAACTTTCGCTTACGTCCAAACCCACGAACCGATGGAAGGCATGGTCTGGATCGACGACACCTATCCAATGCTGTACGGCTTCCCCTCCGAACCTGGCAGAAGCGCAATCAAAATCGGAGTGCATAACCTCGGCGACGAAACCGATCCAAACGAACTCGGCCAACCAAACCTAGACCACCTCGAGATGATCCGCACCGCCGCGACAAAAAGATTCGGCATCCAAAACCCTATCCTGCAAGATCCAACCACTTGTCTCTACACCCGAACCGCCGACGAAGACTTCCTCTTGGGCGAAGCCGCCAACAACGTCTTTTGGGTATCCCCTTGCTCCGGGCACGGATTCAAATTCGGACCTTGGATCGGTGAACGGCTTGCCGACTTAGCCGAAGGCAAAATGCACCCGCGCGACATCCCAAGGTTTAATCTAAGTTGA
- a CDS encoding M20/M25/M40 family metallo-hydrolase: MFLAALILAPKGQLEPQLNQIIALSKSDNRVMRHLSELCYGIGPRVTGSPQLTKAENWALAKFKSFGYANAHLEKWADIPVGFSRGPNNSARMLEPFQSEIKFSSNCWMPGTDGPLKGQVVMAPNNMEEFERVRSSLKGAWLLSGAAVGMRGAQSAAEDVALRKRIEAIGISGFVYGAKDDHLHAHGTWKDKDFTKRPTTRELTIRRDDWDRLARNVSFGRKTVAEFSMDNIWHKGPVAVHNVVAELKGTEKPDEIVVIGGHLDSWNAPGSQGASDNGTGSCATLEAARLLMKSGLKPKRTIRFILWGGEEQGLLGSTEYVRQHESELGKVSACVVDDGGSNYENGCSGIAAWQPFFQPAFDAMTAGFPDMPMTFRPVEKYNASGGSDQASFNAKGIPAFFMGKSGSQKYGHIWHTQYDRYEEVVPKYMQQVSTSMAVTALALANAETMLPRQK, from the coding sequence ATGTTCTTAGCCGCGCTTATCCTTGCTCCCAAAGGCCAACTCGAACCGCAACTTAATCAAATCATCGCCCTCAGCAAGTCGGACAATCGTGTGATGCGGCATCTCTCCGAGCTCTGCTACGGAATCGGCCCCCGTGTTACCGGTTCACCCCAGCTCACGAAAGCCGAGAACTGGGCTTTGGCGAAATTCAAGTCTTTTGGTTACGCAAATGCGCACCTTGAAAAATGGGCTGACATCCCCGTCGGCTTCTCGCGAGGCCCAAACAACTCAGCTCGTATGCTTGAGCCGTTTCAGAGTGAGATTAAGTTCAGTAGCAACTGCTGGATGCCAGGAACCGATGGGCCGCTCAAAGGTCAAGTTGTGATGGCTCCGAACAATATGGAAGAGTTCGAAAGAGTGAGGAGTTCGCTCAAGGGTGCCTGGCTCCTATCCGGGGCGGCGGTTGGGATGCGAGGTGCTCAATCAGCTGCTGAGGATGTTGCCTTACGAAAACGGATTGAGGCAATTGGTATTAGCGGTTTTGTCTACGGGGCAAAAGATGATCATCTCCACGCTCACGGAACTTGGAAAGATAAAGACTTCACTAAAAGACCGACTACTCGAGAACTCACGATCCGGCGAGACGACTGGGATCGCCTGGCACGAAACGTCAGCTTTGGTCGCAAAACCGTCGCCGAGTTCAGCATGGACAACATTTGGCACAAGGGTCCCGTGGCCGTTCACAACGTTGTTGCTGAGCTAAAAGGGACTGAAAAGCCGGATGAGATCGTCGTCATCGGAGGACATCTGGATAGCTGGAACGCCCCAGGTTCTCAGGGCGCAAGTGACAATGGAACCGGTTCGTGTGCAACTCTTGAAGCCGCCCGCCTTCTCATGAAAAGCGGTCTGAAACCCAAGCGCACCATTCGGTTCATTTTGTGGGGTGGCGAGGAGCAAGGTCTGCTCGGCTCAACCGAATACGTGCGTCAGCATGAGAGCGAACTGGGCAAAGTCAGTGCTTGTGTCGTTGATGACGGCGGCTCCAACTACGAGAACGGGTGCTCCGGAATTGCGGCTTGGCAACCATTCTTCCAGCCAGCTTTCGACGCCATGACCGCTGGATTCCCGGATATGCCGATGACGTTCCGGCCAGTCGAAAAGTACAACGCCAGCGGCGGCAGTGACCAGGCTTCGTTCAACGCAAAAGGCATCCCCGCCTTTTTCATGGGCAAATCCGGGAGCCAGAAATATGGCCACATCTGGCACACCCAGTACGATCGCTACGAGGAGGTCGTGCCCAAGTACATGCAGCAAGTGAGCACCAGCATGGCGGTCACTGCATTGGCTCTCGCGAATGCAGAAACGATGCTCCCAAGGCAAAAGTAA
- the rpoN gene encoding RNA polymerase factor sigma-54 yields the protein MNTGIRTSHRLETGLRVDPKLLLSSQILQLSMQELEQKLEAELNENPALERLAPEEIPLTEREILRNIAPRELKPHGDDRELWRSLPTDDVTPGWIDLASSETTLHEYLSAQLLPQLSEDLRQAGEFAIGCLNENGYLYEPVEEIALGGNCSIEDAEYVIEQLKKCEPAGIGASGIQESLLLQLKEDETFEGKIARKIVRDHLDLFTGGKRMKLARRFSVTPAVINEVFDLIMGCVPFPGDAFRPSSQSHEARLPAIQPDIVLSRSEFGWEVSVRGPSASEFCVNGYYKKRLDDLQQQARVEKDEKRHLSHFVGRASDFIDCLEQRHRTMMRVGQYLIEKQAGFVSTGDVSFLMPLTRTQLAHDIDLHESTVSRATQGKFVQLSTGETVSFEVFFKPALRVQKMIEEILATENPDNPLSDERIAKILADKGVHVARRTVNKYRDRTKLLSSRKRRSA from the coding sequence TTGAATACAGGCATTAGGACGAGTCATCGGCTAGAGACAGGGTTGCGAGTCGACCCGAAGCTCTTGCTTTCCAGCCAGATTTTGCAACTATCCATGCAAGAACTGGAGCAGAAACTGGAGGCGGAACTCAATGAGAACCCTGCCCTGGAACGCCTTGCTCCTGAAGAGATTCCCCTAACCGAGCGGGAAATCCTCCGCAACATCGCTCCCCGCGAGCTCAAACCCCACGGCGATGACCGAGAGCTTTGGCGTTCCTTGCCAACTGACGACGTCACTCCCGGCTGGATTGACCTTGCGTCGTCAGAAACGACGCTCCACGAATACCTCAGCGCCCAGCTTCTGCCGCAGCTCTCCGAAGACCTCCGCCAAGCCGGAGAGTTTGCTATCGGTTGCCTCAACGAAAACGGATACCTGTACGAGCCGGTCGAAGAAATCGCCCTCGGCGGAAACTGCTCCATCGAAGACGCGGAATACGTGATCGAGCAACTCAAAAAGTGTGAACCCGCAGGAATCGGGGCAAGCGGAATTCAAGAGAGCCTTCTGCTTCAACTCAAGGAAGATGAGACTTTTGAAGGCAAGATCGCCCGAAAGATTGTCCGCGACCACCTCGATCTGTTCACCGGCGGCAAGCGCATGAAGCTCGCCCGCCGATTCTCGGTCACCCCGGCGGTCATCAACGAAGTCTTCGACCTCATCATGGGCTGCGTCCCATTCCCCGGCGATGCCTTTAGGCCAAGCAGCCAGAGCCATGAAGCTCGGTTGCCAGCAATTCAGCCCGACATCGTGCTTTCGCGATCAGAATTCGGTTGGGAAGTCAGTGTCCGAGGTCCATCCGCGTCCGAATTCTGCGTCAACGGTTACTACAAGAAGCGACTCGATGATCTACAACAACAGGCTCGGGTCGAGAAGGATGAGAAGCGGCACTTGTCGCACTTCGTCGGTAGAGCGAGCGACTTTATTGACTGTCTTGAACAGCGCCACCGAACCATGATGCGCGTCGGTCAGTATCTCATCGAGAAGCAAGCCGGATTCGTCTCCACTGGCGATGTCTCGTTCCTCATGCCGCTTACCCGAACCCAGTTGGCCCACGACATCGACCTGCACGAAAGCACTGTCAGCCGCGCCACCCAAGGCAAGTTCGTCCAACTCTCGACTGGCGAAACTGTCTCGTTCGAAGTCTTCTTCAAACCGGCGCTGCGGGTTCAAAAGATGATCGAGGAAATCCTCGCCACCGAAAACCCCGACAACCCGCTCTCCGACGAACGAATCGCGAAGATTCTTGCGGATAAAGGCGTCCACGTCGCTCGCCGAACGGTGAACAAGTACCGGGATCGCACCAAGCTCCTGAGCAGCCGAAAGCGCCGCTCTGCTTAA
- a CDS encoding phosphoenolpyruvate carboxylase — protein MDAFLGLNPQSFGLSPELSADIQLLDQVLGRVLRHQEGEWLVTAARMLVDNPKEDFDALVTQTPELQTAEGLRAFGKALTLLFQLINSAEQKEIVRVNRARSKTGDRRESIRETVKRLHAKHGSDKLKHAVNQLWIAPTLTAHPTEAKRKVILDKLRDVSHLLAHRQGTNDLNSPLDVGNDLPQTLENVILELWHTDEMRNKRLSVDEEVRNALYFFDRTILDVVPWLYRDLEDALYETTGERVDVPDILRYHSWIGGDRDGNPNVTPDATIDAAEAQQQLIIPRLITDLEKLRWEFTQSVKHTPGLDNHELQAQVKFFDPHLNEFERERYAQEPFVLLLLGVISYLGKPGAFFYNAVAALDCISESVGADLLSERSRLKDIRRRMSVFADYLACIDVRQHSKVHAIAMGELLTQAGLIEEPEEYVDAPEATKQSILLTELQNPRPLIRQPEGDYLETVLGSIQVMSQEPGMDTYITSMSTSVSDMLEVMLFLKEEGLWSEESLGTPHNPNIVPLFETVDDLEQAASLLKELFAIPLYRKYIDGIGYQEVMLGYSDSSKDGGYLAANWSLQNGMRQIAQVSEETGVKIRLFHGRGGTVGRGGGRASQAILSQPKGAFCGQIRFTEQGEVISFRYSLPAIAHRHLEQIVSACLIATVEPNENDYDSKYEDVMSKLSEDSRHAYRKLVYDTPGFWEFYTEATPIDHILLLPIASRPVYRPGAAAEGVEGLRAIPWNFAWVQSRALLVGWYGFGSALQELLARPNGKEQLQEMYTEWPFFRTVVDNAQLELVRADIPTAALYAKRAEDQSFWQAIEQEYARTKHGLLAITGEAELLENSKVIRQTVAFRNPMTLPINKLQIHLMNRWESLSEQEKEGTWREAMLQSIAGIAAAMQSTG, from the coding sequence GTGGACGCCTTCCTCGGACTGAACCCCCAATCCTTCGGACTATCACCCGAGTTAAGCGCCGATATCCAACTCCTCGATCAGGTCCTTGGCCGAGTCCTGAGGCACCAAGAGGGCGAATGGCTTGTTACGGCGGCGCGAATGCTCGTTGACAATCCAAAGGAAGATTTCGACGCCCTCGTCACTCAAACCCCTGAACTCCAAACGGCAGAAGGGCTTCGTGCCTTTGGAAAGGCCCTAACACTTCTCTTTCAGCTGATCAACTCCGCCGAACAGAAGGAGATTGTCAGAGTTAACCGCGCGCGATCCAAAACCGGTGACCGCCGAGAATCGATCCGTGAAACCGTTAAAAGACTCCATGCAAAGCACGGCTCCGACAAGCTGAAACATGCCGTCAACCAACTCTGGATCGCTCCGACTCTCACCGCCCACCCTACCGAAGCCAAGCGGAAAGTCATCCTCGATAAACTCCGCGACGTTTCCCACCTTCTTGCCCACCGCCAAGGGACCAACGATCTTAATTCCCCCCTAGATGTGGGGAACGACCTCCCTCAAACTCTCGAAAATGTCATCCTCGAGCTCTGGCATACCGATGAAATGCGAAACAAGCGCCTCTCGGTGGATGAAGAGGTTCGGAACGCTCTTTACTTCTTCGATCGCACAATCCTCGACGTTGTCCCCTGGCTCTACCGCGACCTCGAGGATGCCCTTTACGAAACAACGGGCGAGCGCGTCGACGTCCCCGATATCCTCCGCTACCACTCTTGGATCGGAGGTGATCGCGATGGAAATCCTAACGTCACGCCAGACGCCACCATTGACGCCGCCGAAGCTCAACAGCAGCTCATCATCCCACGGCTAATTACAGACCTAGAGAAACTCCGCTGGGAGTTTACGCAGTCGGTCAAGCATACGCCTGGCCTTGACAACCATGAGCTTCAGGCGCAAGTCAAATTCTTCGATCCCCACCTTAACGAATTCGAACGCGAGCGCTACGCTCAGGAGCCATTCGTCCTCCTGCTTTTAGGAGTCATCTCTTACCTAGGGAAACCTGGCGCCTTCTTCTACAACGCCGTTGCCGCCCTCGATTGCATCTCCGAATCCGTTGGCGCAGATCTTCTGTCTGAGCGCAGCCGGCTCAAAGACATCCGCCGGCGAATGAGCGTCTTCGCCGACTACCTCGCCTGCATCGATGTCCGCCAACACAGCAAGGTCCATGCCATCGCAATGGGTGAACTCCTTACCCAAGCGGGCCTTATCGAGGAGCCGGAGGAATACGTCGATGCCCCAGAAGCAACAAAGCAGTCGATACTACTAACAGAACTCCAAAACCCACGACCCCTCATCCGCCAACCCGAGGGTGACTACCTGGAGACTGTTCTGGGCTCGATTCAGGTCATGAGCCAGGAGCCGGGAATGGATACTTATATCACTAGCATGTCCACCTCCGTGAGCGACATGCTCGAGGTGATGCTGTTCCTCAAGGAGGAGGGGCTATGGAGTGAAGAATCCCTCGGAACTCCCCACAACCCCAACATCGTCCCTCTTTTTGAAACCGTCGATGACCTCGAACAAGCCGCTTCACTGCTCAAAGAACTCTTCGCAATTCCTCTCTACAGAAAGTACATCGATGGCATTGGCTACCAAGAAGTCATGCTTGGCTACAGCGATTCCAGCAAGGACGGCGGGTACCTCGCCGCCAACTGGTCACTTCAAAACGGAATGCGCCAAATCGCCCAGGTCAGTGAAGAAACAGGAGTAAAAATCCGCCTCTTCCACGGTCGAGGCGGGACGGTTGGACGAGGCGGCGGACGGGCTTCACAAGCAATATTGAGCCAACCTAAAGGCGCATTCTGTGGACAGATTCGGTTCACTGAGCAAGGGGAAGTGATTAGCTTCCGCTACTCATTACCCGCCATCGCCCACCGGCACCTCGAACAAATTGTCTCTGCTTGTTTAATTGCAACCGTCGAGCCGAACGAAAACGACTACGACAGCAAGTACGAAGACGTGATGTCGAAGCTCAGTGAAGACAGCCGCCACGCCTATCGCAAGCTCGTCTACGATACTCCCGGCTTCTGGGAGTTTTACACAGAAGCAACTCCGATCGACCATATCTTGCTGCTTCCGATCGCCTCACGTCCGGTCTATCGCCCGGGTGCCGCCGCTGAAGGGGTTGAGGGTCTAAGAGCAATTCCTTGGAACTTCGCTTGGGTCCAGAGCCGAGCCTTGCTGGTGGGTTGGTACGGCTTTGGGTCTGCTTTGCAAGAACTGCTAGCAAGACCCAACGGCAAAGAGCAACTTCAAGAAATGTACACAGAGTGGCCGTTCTTCCGGACCGTTGTCGACAATGCCCAACTCGAACTCGTCCGCGCCGACATCCCCACTGCTGCGCTCTATGCGAAACGAGCCGAGGACCAATCCTTCTGGCAAGCGATCGAGCAAGAATACGCCAGAACCAAACACGGACTGCTGGCGATTACTGGCGAAGCGGAACTTCTAGAAAACAGCAAAGTCATCCGCCAAACCGTCGCCTTCCGCAACCCGATGACGCTCCCAATCAACAAACTTCAAATCCACCTGATGAACCGCTGGGAGAGCCTATCGGAGCAAGAAAAAGAAGGCACTTGGCGAGAAGCAATGCTCCAAAGCATTGCAGGAATCGCGGCTGCAATGCAAAGCACGGGCTAG